From Propionispora hippei DSM 15287, one genomic window encodes:
- a CDS encoding ABC transporter substrate-binding protein, which yields MKKVLWAKLAILLIVILMITACGSQPATNSSHLKNAPAWAASLNPLAQETTVKVGMKQAVSDAGILIGMAKGYYKDLGITIEPIQFNSGQEMINQLAAGQLDVGATVSASGLLNAMSRDIPVKIVADKGINVPGKGYYRLVIRKDLVDSLKDYSDLKGKRIAIVGTASLDEIALSRVLQKANLTTQDIDLQVIRSFPDMLVSLGNKSIDAAMVIEPFIVQGMEKGILDPWKDPVEYDPDAQTALLVFGTSLTKNPDVANRFMTAYIKALRDYNDAFFKDLNKAEIVSILSRYSVVKDPQLYDKMFPTGLNPDGYVRTKGIEMDLAWYRQHNLLKSDIQFEDAVDNQYVDFALHILGKYQ from the coding sequence ATGAAAAAAGTTTTGTGGGCTAAGCTTGCAATACTGCTTATAGTCATACTGATGATCACCGCCTGCGGTTCCCAGCCGGCAACTAACTCAAGCCACCTAAAAAATGCACCAGCCTGGGCTGCTAGTCTCAATCCTCTGGCACAAGAAACAACGGTAAAAGTCGGCATGAAACAGGCAGTCTCCGATGCCGGCATCTTAATCGGCATGGCTAAAGGATACTATAAAGATCTTGGCATTACCATCGAACCTATCCAATTTAATTCCGGTCAGGAAATGATCAATCAACTAGCCGCAGGTCAGTTGGATGTGGGAGCAACCGTGAGCGCTTCCGGTTTACTTAATGCAATGTCCAGGGATATTCCGGTTAAAATCGTGGCAGATAAAGGGATTAACGTACCTGGCAAGGGCTATTACCGTTTGGTCATCCGCAAAGACCTTGTTGATTCACTTAAGGATTACAGCGACCTAAAGGGAAAGCGCATAGCAATCGTAGGTACAGCTTCCTTGGATGAAATAGCCTTATCCCGGGTATTGCAAAAAGCTAATTTGACGACGCAAGACATTGATTTACAAGTCATTCGCTCCTTTCCCGACATGCTGGTTTCATTAGGCAACAAGAGCATTGACGCCGCGATGGTCATTGAACCATTTATTGTACAAGGCATGGAAAAAGGCATACTTGATCCCTGGAAAGACCCTGTCGAATATGATCCGGATGCACAAACAGCCTTGCTTGTTTTCGGTACCAGCCTGACGAAAAACCCCGATGTGGCCAATCGCTTTATGACTGCCTATATCAAAGCGCTACGCGATTATAACGACGCTTTTTTCAAGGATCTGAATAAAGCTGAGATTGTATCCATCCTTTCCCGATACTCTGTTGTAAAAGACCCTCAACTATATGACAAAATGTTTCCTACCGGCTTAAATCCTGATGGCTATGTCCGTACCAAGGGAATAGAAATGGATCTTGCCTGGTATAGGCAACACAATCTATTAAAGTCCGACATTCAGTTTGAAGATGCCGTTGACAATCAATATGTAGATTTCGCACTACATATTCTGGGAAAATATCAATAA